CGCCAACCCGTTCCAGCCGCCGGGTACCGGCTCGTTCCAGCCGCCCCGGCCGGGCGCGCCCCGGCGTCTCTCGAGCACCGCGAAGGTGCTGGTCGCAGCAGGAATCGTGGCGGCGCTCGGCGTGGGCGTGCTCGCCGCGTTCGGCGTGGCCGCGATCGCCCGCTCGTCGGGCACGCCGGTGGCGGGCAGCTGCCTGTACCTGTCCGACGAGAGTGTCGGCACGCAGAGTTACCACGGCGTGAGCTGCTCCGAGCAGCGCGCCACCTACCGCGTCGACGACGTCGAAGACGGCACCTCGAGCTGCCGCGGCGGGGACTACGTGCGTTTCCAGCTCTTCCGGAGCACCAGCAGTTCGAGCCGCACCAGCGCGCCACGCGAGACGCTGTGCCTGGCGCTCAACGTCTCGTCCGGCGACTGCCTGCGCGACGTCGACGACGAGGCCGCGATCAGCAAGGTCACCTGCAGCGACCCCGACGCCGAGGCCCGGGCGGTCGTCCACCAGGGCAGCGGCGACGAGAGCTCGTGCAGTGTTGCCGACACCGCCCTCGTCTACGCCGGCCCGCCCGAGCGCACGGTCTGCCTGCAGCCCGCGGGCGAGAACATCTAGGGCTGGTTCTCGTCCGGCAGCATCGCCTGCACGTCGAGCCGGCTCGGGAGCAGGCCCGACGTGTGCATGAGGTCGGCCACGCGCTGCAGCCGGATGCCCGACAGCGTGGTCGGGTAGGTGCCCAGCGAGATCAGCGCCGCCGTGGTCGGGTCGATGTCGGAGAACGTCGGCAGCGCGTCGCGGACGATCGCCGGGTCGGCGGCGGTTTGCTGCGCCTGCACGAGCACGCGCCGGAAGACGGCCAGCGTGCGCGGGTTGTCGCGTGCGAACGCGCCGGTTGTCGCGTAGCCCGAAGCCGGGAAGTCGAGGGTGGCGCCACTGGACCCGTCGGCGAGGATCTGCGCGCCGAGCTCCTTTTCCGCCCGCGTGATGTACGGCTCCACCATCAGCGCCGCGTCGGCGTCGCCGGCCTGCAACGCGTCGGGCATCCGGGCGAACGGCTTGGCCACGAAGTGGATCTTCGCCGCGTCGACGCCGGCGGTCGCGAGCACGGAACGAGCGGTCAGCGCGCCGATGTCGTCGAGGTCGTCCACGGCGATCTTCGGCGACTTCTTCGCCGTGGGCTCGGTGTAGTCGGAGTTCGGCAGCGTCACGAGGGCGATCGTGTTGTTGCCCGACGTGTAGGCCTCGCCTTGCAGCTGCAACGCGGTGCCGGCATTGGCCGCGCGGAAGAGGGACACGTCGCTGGCGAACGTCACGTCCAGCTGTCCCGAGCCGAGTCTCGCCAGGCCGTCCTCGGTGCCGAGGTCCACGAGCGTCACGTTCAGCCCGGCCTCGCGGAACTTCCCGGCGGCCGCCGCGATGCGCAGCGGGGCGGTGTCGATCGGCCCGCCGACGCCCACGCGCAGAGTGGTCCGCTCCACTGGCGCCGGCGCCGCTGCGTCACCGGAATCGAACAGCGAGCAGCCGCTGATGGCCAGCAAGACCGCCACCAGCGG
The sequence above is a segment of the Amycolatopsis sp. 2-15 genome. Coding sequences within it:
- a CDS encoding LppU/SCO3897 family protein, which codes for MTTPPFGVPSAANPFQPPGTGSFQPPRPGAPRRLSSTAKVLVAAGIVAALGVGVLAAFGVAAIARSSGTPVAGSCLYLSDESVGTQSYHGVSCSEQRATYRVDDVEDGTSSCRGGDYVRFQLFRSTSSSSRTSAPRETLCLALNVSSGDCLRDVDDEAAISKVTCSDPDAEARAVVHQGSGDESSCSVADTALVYAGPPERTVCLQPAGENI
- a CDS encoding ABC transporter substrate-binding protein — protein: MNVRALVLPLVAVLLAISGCSLFDSGDAAAPAPVERTTLRVGVGGPIDTAPLRIAAAAGKFREAGLNVTLVDLGTEDGLARLGSGQLDVTFASDVSLFRAANAGTALQLQGEAYTSGNNTIALVTLPNSDYTEPTAKKSPKIAVDDLDDIGALTARSVLATAGVDAAKIHFVAKPFARMPDALQAGDADAALMVEPYITRAEKELGAQILADGSSGATLDFPASGYATTGAFARDNPRTLAVFRRVLVQAQQTAADPAIVRDALPTFSDIDPTTAALISLGTYPTTLSGIRLQRVADLMHTSGLLPSRLDVQAMLPDENQP